From one Amycolatopsis sp. FDAARGOS 1241 genomic stretch:
- the paaA gene encoding 1,2-phenylacetyl-CoA epoxidase subunit PaaA, whose protein sequence is MSEEDLLGHFEHTIERDQRIEPRDWVPEGYRKTMVRQIAQHAHSEIIGMQPEGNWITRAPSLRRKAILLAKVQDEAGHGLYLYSAAATLGADRADLTDKLISGRQKYSSIFNYPTLTFADVGVIGWLVDGAAICNQVPLCRSSYGPYARAMIRICKEESFHQRQGYELLMTMMKGTAQQREMVQEAVNRWWWPSLMMFGPPDAESPNTAQSMAWKIKRHTNDELRQRFVDMSVPQAEALGVTFPDPDLRWNAEREHYDFGAVDWDEFKNVLQGYGPCNKQRVEHRRKAHDDGAWVREAAVAHAAKNREERK, encoded by the coding sequence ATGTCCGAAGAGGACCTGCTCGGTCACTTCGAGCACACCATCGAACGCGACCAGCGCATCGAGCCGCGCGACTGGGTGCCCGAGGGCTACCGCAAGACGATGGTCCGCCAGATCGCGCAGCACGCGCATTCGGAGATCATCGGCATGCAGCCGGAGGGCAATTGGATCACGCGCGCGCCTTCCTTGCGGCGCAAGGCGATCCTGCTCGCGAAGGTGCAGGACGAAGCCGGGCACGGCCTGTACCTGTACTCGGCCGCGGCCACGCTCGGTGCCGACCGCGCGGACCTCACCGACAAGCTGATCTCGGGCCGGCAGAAGTACTCGTCGATCTTCAACTACCCGACGCTGACCTTCGCCGACGTCGGCGTGATCGGCTGGCTCGTCGACGGCGCGGCGATCTGCAACCAGGTGCCGCTGTGCCGCAGCTCGTACGGGCCGTACGCGCGGGCGATGATCCGCATCTGCAAGGAGGAGTCCTTCCACCAGCGGCAGGGCTACGAGCTGCTGATGACGATGATGAAGGGCACCGCGCAGCAGCGGGAGATGGTGCAGGAGGCCGTGAACCGCTGGTGGTGGCCGTCGCTGATGATGTTCGGCCCGCCCGACGCCGAATCGCCCAACACGGCGCAGTCGATGGCGTGGAAGATCAAGCGGCACACCAACGATGAGCTGCGGCAGCGCTTCGTCGACATGTCGGTGCCGCAGGCGGAGGCGCTGGGCGTGACGTTCCCGGACCCGGACCTGAGGTGGAACGCCGAGCGCGAGCACTACGACTTCGGCGCCGTCGACTGGGACGAGTTCAAGAACGTGCTGCAGGGCTACGGGCCCTGCAACAAGCAGCGCGTGGAGCACCGGCGCAAGGCCCACGACGACGGTGCCTGGGTGCGCGAAGCTGCCGTGGCGCACGCCGCCAAGAACCGTGAGGAGCGCAAGTGA
- a CDS encoding universal stress protein — protein MAVYRTVVVGTDGSDSSFAAVDRAAGVAADAGAKLVVVCAYFPAGKHDIEKAQDELGDEAYQVVGSAPAEDTLQSARDRAAKAGAANVETVAVKGEPVETLRKVVHDRSADLLVVGNRGLNTLAGRILGSVPSEVARKSGVDVLIVHTT, from the coding sequence ATGGCTGTCTATCGGACCGTGGTGGTGGGGACGGACGGGTCGGATTCGTCGTTCGCCGCGGTGGATCGGGCGGCCGGGGTGGCCGCGGACGCCGGCGCGAAGCTGGTCGTGGTGTGCGCGTATTTCCCCGCCGGCAAGCACGACATCGAGAAGGCCCAGGACGAACTGGGTGACGAGGCGTACCAGGTCGTCGGCTCGGCCCCGGCCGAAGATACGCTCCAGAGCGCCCGCGACCGCGCGGCGAAGGCCGGCGCGGCGAACGTCGAGACGGTCGCCGTGAAGGGCGAGCCGGTGGAGACGCTGCGGAAGGTCGTGCACGACCGCAGCGCCGACCTGCTCGTGGTCGGCAACCGCGGGCTCAACACGCTGGCCGGGCGGATCCTCGGCTCGGTGCCGTCCGAGGTCGCGCGCAAGTCGGGTGTGGACGTGCTCATCGTGCACACCACCTGA
- the paaE gene encoding 1,2-phenylacetyl-CoA epoxidase subunit PaaE: MTSTISRRTGFHSLRVADVERLCDDAVAVTFDVPEELAETFAFAPGQSLTLRRTVDGRDERRSYSICAPAGRRPRVGVRLVPEGVFSTWLVNEVRPGDVVDVAAPTGTFTPDLTAGGHHVLIAAGSGITPVLSIVASLLETPDATVTVLYGNRRTDTVMFADELADLKDRYPARLELIHVLSREPREAELFTGRLDADKLRALFGSLVPVESVDHFWLCGPFGLVTGAQEVLATLGVPESRVHQELFYVDDVPPEPVKHVDPAVAGASSEVTLILDGRSTTMSLPQESSILDGAQKFRPDLPFACKGGVCGTCRARVTDGAVDMRRNFALEKSEVDAGFVLTCQSHPVSERVTVDFDE, encoded by the coding sequence TTGACCAGCACGATTTCCCGGCGCACCGGCTTCCACTCCCTTCGGGTGGCCGACGTCGAGCGGCTGTGCGACGACGCGGTCGCCGTGACGTTCGACGTGCCCGAGGAACTGGCGGAGACGTTCGCCTTCGCGCCCGGCCAGTCGCTGACACTGCGCCGCACGGTCGACGGGCGTGACGAGCGCCGTTCGTACTCGATCTGCGCGCCCGCCGGGCGGCGGCCGCGCGTGGGCGTCCGCCTGGTGCCGGAGGGTGTGTTCTCCACGTGGCTGGTCAACGAGGTGCGTCCCGGCGACGTCGTCGACGTCGCGGCACCGACGGGGACCTTCACGCCGGATCTGACCGCGGGCGGTCACCACGTGCTCATCGCGGCCGGCTCGGGGATCACACCGGTGCTGTCGATCGTCGCGTCGCTCCTGGAGACGCCGGACGCCACCGTCACCGTGCTGTACGGCAACCGGCGCACCGACACCGTGATGTTCGCCGACGAGCTGGCCGATCTCAAGGACCGCTACCCGGCCCGGCTGGAGCTCATCCACGTGCTCTCGCGCGAACCCCGCGAGGCCGAGCTGTTCACCGGCCGGCTCGACGCGGACAAGCTGCGCGCGCTGTTCGGTTCGCTCGTGCCGGTCGAGTCCGTGGACCACTTCTGGCTCTGCGGGCCGTTCGGGCTGGTCACGGGCGCACAGGAAGTGCTGGCCACGCTGGGTGTGCCGGAGTCCCGGGTGCACCAGGAGCTGTTCTACGTGGACGACGTGCCGCCGGAGCCGGTGAAGCACGTGGATCCGGCCGTCGCCGGCGCGTCCTCTGAGGTCACGCTGATCCTCGACGGGCGCTCGACCACGATGAGCCTGCCGCAGGAGTCGTCCATCCTGGACGGTGCGCAGAAGTTCCGGCCGGACCTGCCGTTCGCCTGCAAGGGCGGTGTGTGCGGTACTTGCCGGGCCCGCGTGACCGACGGCGCGGTGGACATGCGGCGCAACTTCGCGCTGGAGAAGTCCGAAGTAGACGCCGGGTTCGTGCTCACGTGCCAGTCGCACCCGGTGAGCGAGCGCGTGACGGTGGACTTCGACGAGTGA
- the paaZ gene encoding phenylacetic acid degradation bifunctional protein PaaZ, with translation MVLLRSYVSGGWHTATDEGVPLHDAATGEEVARLSSAGVDFAGALDHGRRVGGPALRELTFHQRAALLKALASHLREHREELYALSARTGATLGDSKFDVDGGIGVLFSYASKGKRELPNDTVYIEGAVEPLSKGGTFVAQHIATPLRGVAIQINAFNFPVWGPLEKFAPAFLAGVPSLVKPASQTAYLTAKLVELIIESGILPEGSLQFIAGSVGDLLDHVTAQDLVSFTGSASTAQKLRSHPAVVRNSVRFNAEADSLNCSILAPDARPSTPEFDLFVKQLVTEMTVKAGQKCTAIRRAFVPAEMLDDVAAAASGRLARVVVGNPAAEGVRMGALASLEQREEVRRSLKALLDAGSVVFGDPEHVDVVGADESTGAFLSPVLLKADPERSEPHEVEAFGPVSTLLPYTSIEQVIDFAARGGGSLAGSIVTGDPEFARTVVLGVAPYHGRLLVLDADDAKESTGHGSPMPQLVHGGPGRAGGGEEMGGIRGVLHHLQRTAVQASPKVLSAVTGRWVEGAPRVEGEHPFRKSLAELRPGDSVVAGPRTVTRADIDHFAEFTGDTFYAHTDEAAAAANPLFGGIVAHGYLVVSFAAGLFVSPEPGPVLANYGLENLRFLTPVKEGDALTVTLTAKQITPRVDQEYGEVRWDADVTNQNGESVAKYDVLTLVSKEQP, from the coding sequence ATGGTTTTGCTCCGCAGCTACGTCTCCGGCGGCTGGCACACGGCGACGGACGAGGGAGTGCCGCTGCACGATGCGGCGACCGGTGAGGAGGTCGCCCGCCTGTCGTCGGCCGGCGTCGATTTCGCCGGCGCGCTCGACCACGGTCGCCGCGTGGGCGGCCCGGCCCTGCGTGAGCTCACGTTCCACCAGCGCGCCGCCCTGCTGAAGGCGCTCGCCTCCCACCTGCGTGAGCACCGCGAGGAGCTGTATGCGCTGTCGGCGCGCACCGGCGCCACACTGGGGGACTCGAAGTTCGACGTCGACGGCGGCATCGGCGTGCTGTTCAGCTACGCGTCGAAAGGCAAGCGCGAGCTGCCCAACGACACCGTGTACATCGAAGGAGCGGTCGAGCCGCTGAGCAAGGGCGGCACGTTCGTCGCGCAGCACATCGCCACGCCGCTGCGCGGTGTCGCGATCCAGATCAACGCGTTCAACTTCCCGGTGTGGGGGCCGCTGGAGAAGTTCGCGCCCGCGTTCCTCGCCGGGGTGCCGAGCCTGGTCAAGCCCGCGAGCCAAACCGCTTATCTGACCGCGAAGCTCGTCGAGCTCATCATCGAATCCGGGATCTTGCCCGAGGGTTCGCTGCAGTTCATCGCCGGCAGCGTCGGCGACCTGCTCGACCACGTGACCGCGCAGGACCTCGTGTCCTTCACCGGTTCCGCGTCCACCGCGCAGAAACTGCGCTCGCACCCGGCGGTGGTCCGCAACTCCGTCCGATTCAACGCCGAGGCAGATTCGCTGAACTGCTCGATCCTCGCCCCGGACGCGCGGCCGAGCACGCCGGAGTTCGACCTGTTCGTGAAGCAGCTGGTCACCGAGATGACGGTGAAGGCGGGCCAGAAGTGCACCGCGATCCGCCGCGCGTTCGTGCCGGCGGAGATGCTCGACGACGTCGCCGCGGCCGCGAGCGGGCGGCTCGCCAGGGTCGTGGTCGGCAACCCGGCCGCTGAGGGTGTGCGCATGGGTGCGCTGGCGAGCCTCGAGCAGCGCGAGGAGGTCCGCCGCTCGCTGAAGGCCCTGCTCGACGCCGGCAGCGTGGTGTTCGGCGACCCCGAGCACGTCGACGTCGTCGGGGCCGACGAGTCCACGGGCGCGTTCCTCTCACCGGTGCTGCTCAAGGCCGACCCGGAGCGCTCGGAGCCGCACGAGGTCGAGGCGTTCGGCCCGGTCTCGACGCTGCTGCCTTACACCTCGATCGAGCAGGTCATCGATTTCGCCGCGCGCGGCGGTGGCTCGCTCGCCGGCTCGATCGTGACGGGGGACCCGGAGTTCGCGCGGACCGTCGTACTGGGCGTCGCGCCCTACCACGGCCGGCTGCTCGTGCTGGACGCCGACGACGCGAAGGAGTCGACGGGCCACGGCTCGCCGATGCCGCAGCTCGTGCACGGCGGGCCCGGTCGCGCCGGTGGCGGTGAGGAGATGGGCGGCATCCGCGGCGTGCTGCACCACCTGCAGCGCACCGCCGTGCAGGCTTCGCCCAAGGTCCTGTCCGCGGTCACCGGCCGCTGGGTCGAAGGTGCGCCGCGTGTCGAGGGCGAGCACCCGTTCCGCAAGTCGCTGGCCGAGCTGCGCCCCGGCGACTCCGTGGTGGCCGGCCCGCGCACCGTGACGCGCGCCGACATCGACCACTTCGCCGAGTTCACCGGCGACACGTTCTACGCCCACACCGACGAGGCCGCAGCGGCCGCCAACCCGCTGTTCGGCGGGATCGTCGCCCACGGCTACCTGGTGGTGTCGTTCGCCGCGGGCCTGTTCGTCTCGCCCGAGCCCGGCCCGGTGCTCGCCAACTACGGCCTGGAGAACCTCCGGTTCCTCACGCCGGTCAAGGAAGGCGACGCGCTCACCGTCACGCTCACCGCGAAGCAGATCACCCCGCGCGTCGACCAGGAGTACGGCGAGGTCCGCTGGGACGCCGACGTCACCAACCAGAACGGTGAGTCCGTGGCGAAGTACGACGTGCTCACCCTCGTCTCGAAGGAGCAGCCGTGA
- a CDS encoding TetR/AcrR family transcriptional regulator, which produces MSTAPARRGRPGYDLESLLRVAVKLFNERGYDGTSMEDLSRKLGITKSAIYHHVPSKEELLRLAVNRALDGLFEIAASTESLDGRAIDRLEHLVRGSVLVLADRLPFVTLLLRVRGNTKVERAALARRREFDHLVTDLVKQAEAEGDVRPDIEPAVAARLLFGTVNSLIEWYRPRRGSSAEDLADAVCKMAFDGLRS; this is translated from the coding sequence ATGAGCACCGCGCCGGCCCGGCGGGGGCGGCCCGGGTACGACCTGGAGTCCTTGCTGCGGGTCGCGGTCAAGCTGTTCAACGAGCGCGGCTACGACGGCACCAGCATGGAGGACCTGTCGCGCAAGCTGGGCATCACGAAGTCCGCGATCTACCACCACGTGCCCAGCAAGGAAGAACTCCTGCGGCTCGCCGTGAACCGGGCGCTGGACGGCTTGTTCGAGATTGCCGCGTCGACCGAAAGCCTGGACGGCCGCGCGATCGACCGCCTGGAACACCTCGTGCGCGGCAGCGTGCTCGTACTGGCCGACCGCCTGCCGTTCGTGACACTGCTGCTGCGCGTGCGCGGCAACACCAAAGTGGAACGCGCGGCGCTGGCCCGCCGTCGCGAGTTCGACCACCTCGTGACCGACCTCGTCAAACAGGCCGAGGCCGAAGGCGACGTCCGCCCGGACATCGAGCCGGCCGTCGCCGCGCGACTGCTGTTCGGCACCGTGAACTCGCTCATCGAGTGGTACCGCCCCCGCCGCGGCTCCTCGGCCGAAGACCTCGCGGACGCCGTCTGCAAAATGGCCTTCGACGGCCTGCGGTCCTGA
- the paaC gene encoding 1,2-phenylacetyl-CoA epoxidase subunit PaaC, whose product MSFDNVYEAITEDNDARWAFGTGFADPLSGVDTSVPSGVDAAALAAYCLMLGDDALVFSHRLQEWVTNAPELEDEVAIANIGLDLLGQARLLLARAGKADGTGRSEDTLAFLRPEHEFRNVRLAELGGGHFGHLIARLFVFSTWRLALLQRLESSVDPVLAAIAAKGVKELAYHRDYAARWVVRLGDGTRRSHERMQEGFDEVWPYVGELFRTHPLELVDAATLRPEFDAVADQVLTTATLQRPTAGAVAGVSGRTGRDGVHTEEMGFLLAELQSVARAMPDATW is encoded by the coding sequence GTGTCTTTTGACAACGTGTACGAGGCCATCACCGAGGACAACGATGCCCGGTGGGCGTTCGGGACGGGTTTCGCGGATCCGCTGTCCGGTGTGGACACTTCGGTGCCGTCCGGGGTGGACGCCGCCGCGCTGGCGGCGTACTGCCTGATGCTGGGTGACGACGCGCTCGTGTTCTCGCACCGGCTGCAGGAGTGGGTCACGAACGCGCCGGAGCTCGAGGACGAGGTGGCGATCGCCAACATCGGCCTCGACCTGCTGGGCCAGGCCCGGCTGTTGCTGGCGCGCGCCGGGAAGGCCGACGGCACGGGCCGCTCGGAGGACACCCTGGCGTTCCTGCGGCCGGAGCACGAGTTCCGCAACGTCCGGCTCGCCGAGCTCGGCGGCGGCCACTTCGGGCACTTGATCGCGCGGTTGTTCGTGTTCTCGACGTGGCGGCTGGCGTTGCTGCAGCGGCTGGAGTCCAGTGTGGATCCCGTGCTCGCGGCGATCGCGGCCAAGGGCGTGAAGGAACTGGCCTACCACCGCGACTACGCGGCCCGCTGGGTCGTGCGGCTCGGCGACGGCACCCGGCGGTCGCACGAGCGCATGCAGGAGGGCTTCGACGAGGTGTGGCCGTACGTCGGCGAGCTCTTCCGCACGCACCCGCTGGAGCTCGTGGACGCGGCAACGCTCCGGCCGGAGTTCGACGCGGTGGCGGACCAGGTGCTGACCACGGCCACCTTGCAGCGGCCAACGGCCGGCGCGGTCGCGGGCGTGTCCGGGCGAACCGGCCGCGATGGTGTCCACACCGAGGAGATGGGCTTCCTGCTGGCCGAGCTGCAGAGCGTGGCGCGTGCGATGCCGGACGCGACATGGTGA
- the paaD gene encoding 1,2-phenylacetyl-CoA epoxidase subunit PaaD, protein MVSTTAAAVAATVTDPELPMLTLADLGVLRSVSEEDGRVTVAITPTYTGCPAMDTMRDDLEHALLGAGYADVEIRTVLEPAWSSDWISADGRRKLAEAGIAPPGAAPRRASGPVPLTLSPPVSRIACPHCGSLDTEEQSRFSATACRALRRCRACLEPFEHVKEI, encoded by the coding sequence ATGGTGAGCACCACCGCTGCGGCCGTCGCGGCGACCGTCACCGACCCGGAGCTGCCGATGCTCACGCTCGCCGACCTCGGGGTGCTGCGTTCGGTGTCCGAAGAAGACGGTCGCGTGACCGTGGCCATCACGCCCACCTACACCGGCTGCCCGGCGATGGACACCATGCGCGACGACCTGGAGCACGCGCTGCTCGGCGCCGGCTACGCGGACGTCGAGATCCGCACGGTGCTCGAACCGGCGTGGTCGTCCGACTGGATCTCGGCCGACGGGCGGCGCAAGCTCGCCGAGGCCGGGATCGCGCCGCCGGGCGCGGCGCCACGGCGCGCGAGCGGACCGGTGCCCCTCACGTTGTCACCGCCCGTGTCACGCATCGCGTGCCCGCACTGCGGTTCGCTCGACACGGAGGAGCAATCGCGGTTCAGCGCCACCGCGTGCCGCGCGCTGCGCCGCTGCCGCGCGTGCCTGGAACCGTTCGAACACGTCAAGGAGATCTGA
- a CDS encoding TetR/AcrR family transcriptional regulator, with translation MSTGTRPTRRRLEPAERRAEILAVARRLFGAGSYASVSTSDIAAAAGVARPLINHYFGGKRELYLEVVRQMMIVPAPVVEALPEGPVRRRLEVGIERWIDVVDRNRDAWLTAIGPEAAGRDPEIERIMLEADDVAADRVLAAALMTDVSEGREQLRAMIRSYGGMLRAASREWLIRGTLKRDELRTFLVESIMNLLEVTYPAVLAERTAARRPPASSPSSA, from the coding sequence ATGAGCACCGGAACCCGGCCCACGCGGCGCCGGCTGGAACCGGCCGAACGCAGGGCCGAGATCCTCGCGGTGGCGCGGCGGCTGTTCGGAGCCGGCAGCTACGCTTCTGTGTCCACTTCGGACATCGCGGCGGCCGCGGGGGTGGCGAGGCCCCTGATCAACCACTACTTCGGCGGGAAGCGCGAGCTGTACCTCGAGGTGGTGCGGCAGATGATGATCGTGCCCGCGCCCGTGGTCGAGGCGCTGCCGGAAGGTCCGGTCCGGCGCCGGCTGGAGGTCGGCATCGAGCGCTGGATCGACGTGGTCGACCGCAACCGCGACGCGTGGCTCACGGCGATCGGCCCCGAAGCCGCGGGACGCGACCCGGAGATCGAGCGGATCATGCTGGAAGCCGACGACGTCGCGGCCGACCGCGTGCTCGCCGCGGCTCTGATGACCGACGTCAGCGAAGGCCGCGAACAGCTGCGGGCGATGATCCGCTCGTACGGCGGCATGTTGCGCGCCGCGTCGCGCGAGTGGCTGATCCGCGGCACGTTGAAGCGCGATGAGCTGCGGACGTTCCTCGTGGAGTCGATCATGAACCTCCTCGAGGTCACCTACCCGGCCGTGCTCGCGGAGCGGACCGCCGCGCGTAGGCCGCCGGCGTCATCCCCGTCCAGCGCTTGA
- a CDS encoding adenylate/guanylate cyclase domain-containing protein, producing MPESPGLQQRLEELLLGGPRKYTRLEVARRAGVPEERSRRLWRALGFATAGDDEVVFTDADVEAMRTADNLVQSGLVAGNLEVAVTRALGQHLSRLAEWQVHLLWSLITEHPDLARTDRQVTRLVERLLPELEQVQSFVWRRHLAAYAGRAFAADDDLEARPQVVGFVDMVGYTKMTRRVDEDELSTVLDAFESLAAGVIADHRGRIVKMIGDEVFYVTDSPASGAEIALTLAERAAESDTLPAVRGGLAFGQVLSRFGDVYGSVVNLAARLTSVARPGTVLIDRALAAELAEEPAFELRTRRPVAVRGYNRLRPSALRRAKDRPAGMFAASQERAAEMMGLPDTTRAASEPDTPDDRTVGRRGRRRR from the coding sequence GTGCCCGAATCCCCCGGCCTGCAGCAGCGCCTCGAGGAACTCCTCCTCGGCGGCCCCCGCAAGTACACGCGCCTCGAAGTCGCCCGGCGAGCCGGCGTGCCGGAAGAACGTTCACGCCGACTGTGGCGCGCCCTCGGGTTCGCGACCGCCGGAGACGACGAGGTGGTCTTCACCGATGCCGACGTCGAAGCCATGCGCACAGCCGACAACCTCGTGCAGTCGGGGCTCGTCGCGGGCAACCTCGAAGTCGCGGTGACGCGCGCGCTCGGCCAGCACCTGTCGCGCCTGGCCGAGTGGCAGGTGCACCTGCTGTGGTCGCTGATCACCGAGCATCCGGACCTGGCCCGCACCGACCGCCAGGTGACGCGGCTGGTCGAGCGCCTCTTGCCCGAGCTGGAGCAGGTGCAGAGCTTCGTGTGGCGGCGCCACCTCGCGGCCTACGCGGGGCGCGCCTTCGCGGCCGACGACGACCTCGAAGCGCGCCCGCAGGTCGTCGGCTTCGTCGACATGGTGGGCTACACCAAGATGACCCGCCGGGTCGACGAAGACGAACTCAGCACGGTGCTCGACGCGTTCGAGTCGCTGGCGGCCGGCGTCATCGCCGACCACCGCGGCCGCATCGTGAAGATGATCGGCGACGAGGTCTTCTACGTGACGGACTCCCCAGCGTCCGGCGCGGAGATCGCACTGACGCTCGCGGAACGCGCGGCGGAATCCGACACCCTGCCCGCTGTGCGCGGCGGTCTGGCCTTCGGGCAGGTGCTTTCGCGCTTCGGCGACGTCTACGGCTCGGTCGTCAACCTCGCCGCCCGGCTGACGTCCGTCGCCCGGCCCGGCACCGTGCTCATCGACCGGGCGCTCGCGGCCGAGCTTGCCGAGGAGCCGGCGTTCGAGCTGCGCACCCGCCGGCCTGTCGCCGTGCGCGGCTACAACCGGCTGCGCCCGTCGGCCTTGCGACGCGCCAAAGACCGGCCGGCCGGGATGTTCGCCGCCTCCCAGGAACGCGCCGCCGAGATGATGGGCCTGCCGGACACGACCCGGGCCGCCTCCGAACCGGACACCCCGGACGACCGCACCGTCGGCCGGCGTGGCCGCCGGCGACGCTGA
- the paaB gene encoding 1,2-phenylacetyl-CoA epoxidase subunit PaaB: MKHDWPLYEVFVRGKRGLNHVHVGSLHAADDQMALHHARDLYTRRNEGVSIWVVRADDITASSPDEKDPFFAPSGDKVYRHPTFYDIPDNVPHM; the protein is encoded by the coding sequence GTGAAGCACGACTGGCCGTTGTACGAGGTGTTCGTGCGGGGCAAGCGCGGGCTGAACCACGTGCATGTGGGTTCCTTGCACGCCGCGGACGACCAGATGGCGTTGCACCACGCGCGCGACCTGTACACGCGCCGCAACGAGGGCGTGTCGATCTGGGTCGTGCGCGCCGACGACATCACCGCGTCCTCGCCGGACGAGAAGGACCCGTTCTTCGCGCCCAGCGGTGACAAGGTGTACCGGCACCCGACGTTCTACGACATCCCCGACAACGTTCCGCACATGTAA
- the paaK gene encoding phenylacetate--CoA ligase PaaK: MKDTAERLSADELAALQLERLQWSLRHAYTNVPFYTKKFDSAGVHPDDCEELADLAKFPFTTKADLRDNYPFGMFAVPQEQVRRLHASSGTTGKPTVVGYTEDDLDTWATVMARSIRAAGGRPGHKVHVAYGYGLFTGGLGAHYGAEKLGCTVIPASGGMTARQVQLITDFRPEIIMVTPSYMLTLLDEFERQGVDPRASSLKVGIFGAEPWTEQMRAEIEERFALDAVDIYGLSEVMGPGVAQECVETKDGLHIWEDHFFPEVIDPFSEEVLPAGAQGELLFTSLTKQALPIIRYRTRDLTRLMAGTARPAFRRMEKVTGRSDDLIILRGVNVFPTQIEEIVLRVEALSPHFQLVRSTRGRLDHLTVRVEARHDASAEARTAAAAALMAGVKDGVGVTVGVDVVDPDTLERSVGKMRRVIDERDRA; the protein is encoded by the coding sequence ATGAAAGACACCGCCGAGAGACTGAGTGCCGACGAGCTCGCCGCCCTCCAGCTCGAGCGCCTGCAGTGGTCGCTGCGCCACGCGTACACCAACGTGCCCTTCTACACCAAGAAGTTCGACTCCGCAGGCGTGCACCCGGACGACTGCGAGGAGCTCGCGGACCTCGCGAAGTTCCCGTTCACCACCAAGGCCGACTTGCGCGACAACTACCCGTTCGGGATGTTCGCCGTGCCGCAGGAACAGGTGCGGCGGCTGCACGCGTCCAGCGGCACCACGGGCAAACCGACGGTCGTCGGCTACACCGAGGACGACCTCGACACGTGGGCGACCGTGATGGCGCGCTCGATCCGCGCGGCCGGCGGGCGGCCCGGCCACAAGGTACACGTGGCCTACGGCTACGGGCTGTTCACCGGCGGGCTCGGCGCGCACTACGGCGCGGAAAAGCTGGGCTGCACCGTGATCCCGGCTTCGGGTGGCATGACCGCTCGGCAGGTGCAGCTGATCACCGACTTCAGGCCCGAGATCATCATGGTCACGCCGTCGTACATGCTGACGCTGCTCGACGAGTTCGAGCGCCAGGGCGTGGACCCGCGGGCGAGCTCGCTCAAGGTCGGTATCTTCGGCGCCGAGCCGTGGACCGAGCAGATGCGCGCGGAGATCGAGGAGCGGTTCGCGCTCGACGCCGTGGACATCTACGGCCTGTCCGAGGTGATGGGGCCGGGGGTCGCGCAGGAGTGCGTGGAGACCAAGGACGGCCTGCACATCTGGGAGGACCACTTCTTCCCCGAGGTGATCGACCCGTTCAGCGAAGAGGTGCTGCCGGCGGGCGCACAGGGCGAACTGCTGTTCACCTCGCTGACGAAGCAGGCGCTGCCGATCATCCGCTACCGCACGCGCGACCTCACGCGGCTGATGGCGGGCACCGCGCGGCCGGCGTTCCGGCGCATGGAGAAGGTGACCGGGCGCAGCGACGACCTCATCATCCTGCGCGGGGTCAACGTCTTCCCGACTCAGATCGAGGAAATCGTGCTGCGCGTGGAGGCACTGAGCCCGCACTTCCAGCTCGTGCGCTCGACGCGCGGGCGGCTCGACCACCTGACCGTGCGCGTCGAGGCCCGCCACGACGCGTCGGCCGAAGCGCGCACGGCAGCTGCCGCCGCGTTGATGGCCGGGGTGAAGGACGGCGTCGGTGTGACGGTCGGGGTCGACGTGGTGGATCCGGACACCCTGGAGCGGTCGGTGGGCAAGATGCGCCGGGTGATCGACGAGCGGGACCGGGCATGA
- the paaI gene encoding hydroxyphenylacetyl-CoA thioesterase PaaI produces MFDTDEASKGLGIELVEAADGRAVATMKVTESMVNGHDIAHGGFLFLLADTAFALACNTHGPVTVAAGAEISFVAAGRLGDHLVATATERTRYGRNGIYDVTVHRDAPGGPEVVAEFRGRSRVIEKSRETR; encoded by the coding sequence ATGTTCGACACCGACGAGGCGTCGAAGGGTCTGGGCATCGAGCTCGTGGAGGCCGCCGACGGTCGCGCCGTCGCCACCATGAAGGTGACGGAGTCGATGGTCAACGGCCACGACATCGCCCACGGCGGATTCCTGTTCCTGCTGGCCGACACCGCGTTTGCCCTCGCGTGCAACACCCACGGGCCGGTCACCGTCGCCGCCGGCGCGGAGATCTCGTTCGTCGCGGCAGGCCGGCTCGGCGACCACCTCGTCGCCACGGCCACCGAGCGCACCCGCTACGGCCGCAACGGCATCTACGACGTCACCGTGCACCGGGACGCCCCCGGCGGACCCGAGGTCGTCGCCGAGTTCCGCGGCCGCAGCCGCGTCATCGAAAAGAGCCGGGAAACCCGATGA